The Fusobacterium pseudoperiodonticum DNA window AAAGATATAGTAATTAGTTACTAAAGCCATTGATTCTTGTAATGCTTCTGCAGTTTCAATTCCCGCTTGTGCCATAATATCTTTCATTCTAGGTAAATTTGTTATCATATAATTCATAGTATAATTTATCATATCCATATTTGCATATAGATACAAAGATATTAGTATAGTTGGTACTATAGACATTAAAACTATTCTATTAAAAACTTGCATTCTTTTCGCTATTTTATTAAATAGGTAAAACATAAATTCCATTGCATATGGAAAAATTAAATATAACATTAAATATCCTGGATTTATAAATACTAAAATCAAGGCCACTATAATATTTACTGCTAGTGAATATTTTTTCTTATATAAATTTACCCTTGTTATCTTATAGTAAGGTATAAGATAGGCTAAAAAAGGTAAAAATAAGGATAGGAAAAAATATAATACTATTGTCGCTGCTGACATTAGTATACTTACTATTGGCATATCTCCCCCTTAATTAGGAATTTCCTTTAAAATAATTTTCTATCTTTTTAAAGAATTCCTCCTCACCACTTTCTTCTTCTTTTTTCTGCCCAATAACTTCATATTTTAATTCTAAGCTATTTTCATTGAAGAATTTTCTTATAATTTCTGTAAATTCTCTATTATACTCTTCACTTTCCATCTGTTCTTTTGGAAATAAATATTTTTTATCATAAGTTATAAATATAATATTATCCTCTACTCTTACAGGATTAGCTCCCATTAGGAAAACTTTATATGAAATTCTCTTCTTTTTAGCTTCATCTAATATAGAGTTCCAATTGCTTTTTACATCAGCTATAGTAATCTGTACTTTTGGCTTTTCTTTAACAGCTTCCACTACAGTATTAGGTGTATTATCAGTGTCTTCCACAACTTTTTGAACCTTAGTTACTGTTCTTACTATAGTTTGAGTTGAATTTGCCAAAATATCTGCAACTATTACATAGCCAACAAGTTTTTTATCATCTTCAAATTTGAACTTATTTATTACATCATAGATAGTTGATATTATTTTTAAGCCCTTATCTATATCTAATTCATTTTTAACTATAGCATTTTTACAGTATTTAGCTAGATCTTTAAAAAATAATTCTATATCAAAAGATTCATTTGCTAAAGCTTCCAGTTCATTTATTATATTATATTCGCTTTCATTTAACAACTTATCTAAAAAAATTTTTATTCTTGAACTTGGTGTTACTCCTAAAGTTTCTTCAGCTATCTTTAAATTTATTTCATTTCCATTGGCTGTGACTATAAGTCTTTCTAAAATAGAAATTGAATCTCTCATACTTCCAGAAGAATTTTCATAGATAAGTGGATATACTTCATCACTCATTGATAAATTTTCTTCTTTTAAAATATGCTTCAGTCCAGACTTCATATCTTCTATATCAAGAGCTTTAAAATCATATCTTTGACAACGAGAAATTATAGTAGGTAATATCTTATCTAGTTCTGTCGTTGCCAATATAAACATTACATGAGATGGTGGCTCTTCTAAAGTTTTTAGAAGTGCATTAAATGCTTCTTTTGTTAGCATATGTGCTTCATCTATTATATATACTTTTTTCAAACCTTCCACTGGTTGATAATTGATTTTCTCTTTTAAACTTCTTATTTCATCAATACTTCTATTTGAAGCAGCATCGATTTCTATAAGGTCTGAAAATCTTCCTTCATTTATAGCCTTACAATTTTTACATTCATTACAAGGCTCTCCATCTTCGCCTAAGTTTAAACAATTCACTCCCTTTGCAATAAGTCTTGCAATGGTAGTCTTACCAACTCCTCTTGGTCCTGAAAAAAGATAGGCATGAGCCATAGATTTGTTTTTTAAAGATAATTTAAGACTTTTTACTATTTCATTTTCTCCAGATACTTCTGAAAAACTACTTGGTCTATATTTTCTATAAAGTGTAATATGCATTTTTTACTCCAAATCATAATAATTCATTTTAGTTCTTAAAGTGTTTCTTGTTATTCCTAAAATCTCAGCCGTCTCTACTTTCTTTCCATTAGTTATTTCAAGTATTTGCTTAATCAATTCTTTTTCAATCTTAGAGATTATTTCAAAGTAATAATCACTTTTCTTATTTTTACTCTTTAATTGACTTATTTCATTTTTAATTAAATTTTCAATAGAGAGTGCTCTAATTTCTTCTTTTGAAGTGATTACTTTTTCACCTATTACATTAGGTGGTAAGTCTTCTATCAAAATACTAGAACCTCTACACATTGCAACTGCATATTTTATTGCATTTTTTAATTCATTTACATTACCTGGCCAGTCATATCTCAGTAACTTTTTCAAGGCCATCTTTGTTACACCCTTTATATTTTTTTCCATTTCTCTATTACACTCTGGCATATAATGGTCAATAATAAAAGGTATATCATCTTTTCTGTCTCTTAAATTAGGAATATTTATTTCCAAAACTTTTAATTTTCTATAAAGTTCATCTATAAATAGTCCTTTATCTATAAGTTCTTCAAGGTTTACACTTGTAGATGCTATTATTCTAACAAAAGCATTTATTGGTTCCATTCCACCCAATCTAAAAAATCTATTTTCTTCAAGTAAAAATAGTATTTTAGATTGCATATCAAGGCTTAAAGATTCTATATTCGCCAAGTGAAGTATTCCTCCTTCAGCCTTTTCTAACTCACCATATTGACTGAAAGCTGCTCCTTCAAATGAACCTTTCTCATAACCAAACAATTTTCTTTCCAATAGATTTGCTCTATATGAATTACAGTTTACACTTATAATAGGTTTATCGTGAACATTACTAAATTGGTGTATAGCCTTTGCTACACTCGTTTTTCCTGTTCCTCTTTCCCCTGTAACTAAAACAGGAGCAGAGTTATTAGCAACCTTTCCTATAACTTTATAAAGGTCTATCATAAGTTTACTTCTACCTATTAATTTTTCCCCTGTACTCTTTGTTTTATCAACTTTTTCTACCAAACCTTTGTAATCTTTTACAGATTTTTCTACCACTTTTACAATATTTTTAGGTATTTCTGGTTTTAATATATAGTCATAAGCTCCTGCTTTTATACTTCCTGCGATAACTCTCCAGTTTGATGCCTCTCCTAAAATAATTATTACCACCTTTTTTTGAAGTTCAGTAATTTTTGTTATTAAACTGATAAGTGCTTCTTCTTTTGAATTTCTTTCATCTATTACTATAGCTTCATATTTTCTATTTTTTATAGCATCCATAAAAGATATCATATTTTCAACAAATACTAAATCATTTTCAAAATTATTTTCAAACTCCAATTTTAAGTCATTATCTAAGCGAAGTCCTAATAATAGCATTTACCCCTCCCTATTATTTAAAATCAAAATTATAATTTAAGTAAAATGTTCCGTTTACAGGTTTACCATTTTTCATAAGTTTAACTCTCCAAGTTCCTATAACTCTTTCTACTGCAGCATCTATTTCAGGTACTCCACTTCCTTCAACTATGACGAAAGATAAAACATTTCCCATCTTATCAACTTTTAATTTTATCTTTAACTTTCCATGTTTTCCAGAAGATTTTGCTGCTTGTGGGAACTCAGGTGCCTTATTTT harbors:
- the dnaX gene encoding DNA polymerase III subunit gamma/tau — translated: MHITLYRKYRPSSFSEVSGENEIVKSLKLSLKNKSMAHAYLFSGPRGVGKTTIARLIAKGVNCLNLGEDGEPCNECKNCKAINEGRFSDLIEIDAASNRSIDEIRSLKEKINYQPVEGLKKVYIIDEAHMLTKEAFNALLKTLEEPPSHVMFILATTELDKILPTIISRCQRYDFKALDIEDMKSGLKHILKEENLSMSDEVYPLIYENSSGSMRDSISILERLIVTANGNEINLKIAEETLGVTPSSRIKIFLDKLLNESEYNIINELEALANESFDIELFFKDLAKYCKNAIVKNELDIDKGLKIISTIYDVINKFKFEDDKKLVGYVIVADILANSTQTIVRTVTKVQKVVEDTDNTPNTVVEAVKEKPKVQITIADVKSNWNSILDEAKKKRISYKVFLMGANPVRVEDNIIFITYDKKYLFPKEQMESEEYNREFTEIIRKFFNENSLELKYEVIGQKKEEESGEEEFFKKIENYFKGNS
- a CDS encoding sigma-54-dependent transcriptional regulator; this encodes MLLLGLRLDNDLKLEFENNFENDLVFVENMISFMDAIKNRKYEAIVIDERNSKEEALISLITKITELQKKVVIIILGEASNWRVIAGSIKAGAYDYILKPEIPKNIVKVVEKSVKDYKGLVEKVDKTKSTGEKLIGRSKLMIDLYKVIGKVANNSAPVLVTGERGTGKTSVAKAIHQFSNVHDKPIISVNCNSYRANLLERKLFGYEKGSFEGAAFSQYGELEKAEGGILHLANIESLSLDMQSKILFLLEENRFFRLGGMEPINAFVRIIASTSVNLEELIDKGLFIDELYRKLKVLEINIPNLRDRKDDIPFIIDHYMPECNREMEKNIKGVTKMALKKLLRYDWPGNVNELKNAIKYAVAMCRGSSILIEDLPPNVIGEKVITSKEEIRALSIENLIKNEISQLKSKNKKSDYYFEIISKIEKELIKQILEITNGKKVETAEILGITRNTLRTKMNYYDLE